One genomic segment of Thermodesulfovibrionales bacterium includes these proteins:
- a CDS encoding glyceraldehyde 3-phosphate dehydrogenase NAD-binding domain-containing protein, which produces MSVKVGINGFGRIGRNFLRVCQRYGGVEVVAINDLTDAKTLAHLL; this is translated from the coding sequence ATGTCAGTCAAGGTAGGCATCAACGGGTTCGGCAGGATAGGAAGAAATTTCTTGAGGGTGTGCCAGAGGTACGGCGGTGTCGAGGTCGTCGCGATCAACGACCTGACCGACGCAAAGACGCTCGCCCATCTCCTG